From the genome of Monomorium pharaonis isolate MP-MQ-018 chromosome 2, ASM1337386v2, whole genome shotgun sequence, one region includes:
- the LOC105837400 gene encoding WD repeat-containing protein 36, whose protein sequence is MVHSRIFARNRALGYVSNHVPLVTRYILRRKEHLVVTCVGREFHTYGCKHFTLLSVSGTHADDITCLATDTFHVYTASANKIFAWRRGTELKHIYAGHDCTVHLLLPFGAHLLSVDENSTLKVWDIKLESLLLELNFSNDVFRITALIHPNTYMNKILLGSEQGQLQLWNLKLAKMIYTFEGWRSSVTALEQAPAIDVAAVGLNDGRIILHNLKYDETIFELVQDWGSVISISFRTDGHPIMATGSLGGQIVLWNLEQRTVESQLCNAHDAAVTGLRYIPNEPLLVSSSPDNSLKLWIFDMTDGAGRLLRIREGHAEPPTIVRFYGNDGNYLLTAGGDSSLRLFSTVTEILNKSLGKASFNRKASKKKGHAVDDPLLMPPITKLASEVTREKEWCNIVAAHSGLGVVTTWSSHLQKMGDFKLLPERFKNNYNAIATALCLTRCGNFVVIGYNTGHVDRFNMQSGIHRASYGNENAAHEGPVRGIMVDDLNQTLVTAGKDANIKFWDFKPRKGIITARTILTMEDSIEWIRCHNESSLVAIALENFDIMLMDLDTRRIVRHFQGHEGRITDACFNPDSRWLITASMDCTIRTWDIPSSHLIDIFQVSEACISLSFSPTAEFLATAHVRNVGIFLWSNRMLYSHVSLKAISKDDMIPEVELPGSSIETEKVDEKDVVAAEPDYVSPDQLDSDLITMSAVAQSRWQNLLDIDIIKKRNKAKQQLKVSETAPFFLPTIPSLELRFDFSNVNINDNTETSRIHPTLQNITLFNKSLQSVDDNFLDVIEKLKAMGPSNIDFEIQSLSVDENSAELAMLQFMKMLRYMMEQQMDFELSQAYLAVFLKWHGPTISEKDTLRDCLRQIQEVQMRNWFTLREKLFYNLSVVQSFKKM, encoded by the exons ATGGTGCACAGTAGAATATTCGCGCGGAATCGAGCGCTAGGCTATGTCAGCAATCACGTACCTCTCGTAACGAGGTACATCCTCAGGAGGAAGGAGCACCTGGTCGTCACGTGCGTAGGCAGGGAGTTCCACACGTACGGATGCAAACACTTCACCCTGCTGAGCGTCTCGGGTACGCACGCCGACGACATCACCTGCCTAGCCACTGACACGTTTCACGTGTACACGGCTAGCGCGAATAAGATATTCGCGTGGCGCCGGGGGACCGAGCTGAAGCACATCTACGCAGGTCACGACTGCACGGTCCATCTGTTGCTGCCGTTCGGCGCGCACTTGCTTTCCGTCGACGAGAACAGCACCCTAAAGGTCTGGGACATCAAATTGGAGAGTCTTCTACTGGAGTTGAATTTCAGCAACGATGTCTTCAGGATCACTGCACTGATACACCCCAATACCTACATGAACAAGATCCTGCTTGGCAGCGAGCAGGGCCAGTTGCAACTATGGAATCTCAAGCTGGCTAAGATGATCTATACATTTGAGGGGTGGCGGAGCAGCGTAACGGCGCTGGAGCAAGCGCCCGCGATAGACGTGGCCGCCGTCGGTTTGAACGACGGACGCATTATTCTGCACAATCTTAAATATGACGAGACTATCTTCGAGCTCGTGCAAGATTGGGGCTCAGTGATATCCATCAGCTTTCGCACGGACGGTCATCCTATCATGGCGACCGGCAGTCTAGGTGGGCAGATTGTGTTGTGGAACCTGGAGCAGCGAACAGTAGAGAGCCAATTGTGCAATGCGCACGACGCCGCTGTCACGGGTCTGAGATACATACCGAATGAGCCACTATTAGTCTCGTCTTCACCTGATAATTCTCTTAAACTGTGGATATTTGACATGACTGACGGTGCCGGTAGACTACTGAGAATCAGGGAGGGTCACGCCGAACCGCCGACGATCGTTCGGTTCTATGGAAACGATGGTAATTATCTGTTAACCGCAGGTGGCGATTCCTCACTTCGGCTGTTCTCCACCGTCACAGAGATATTGAATAAGAGCCTGGGCAAAGCCTCATTTAACAGGAAAGCTTCAAAGAAGAAAGGTCACGCGGTTGACGATCCGCTGTTGATGCCACCAATAACCAAACTCGCGTCCGAGGTGACACGGGAGAAGGAATGGTGCAACATAGTAGCCGCTCATTCTGGTCTAGGTGTGGTCACTACGTGGTCATCTCACCTCCAGAAGATGGGTGACTTTAAATTACTTCCCGAGAGATTTAAGAACAATTACAATGCTATCGCGACTGCTTTATGTTTAACGAGATGTGGGAACTTCGTCGTTATCGGGTACAACACGGGTCACGTTGACAGATTTAACATGCAATCGGGGATCCATCGAGCATCCTATGGGAACGAGAACGCCGCTCATGAAGGTCCCGTTAGAGGCATCATGGTCGACGACTTGAATCAGACTCTCGTCACAGCTGGCAAAGACGCAAACATCAAGTTTTGGGATTTTAAACCTAGGAAAG GTATAATTACGGCGAGAACGATATTAACGATGGAAGACTCAATCGAGTGGATACGATGTCACAATGAGAGCTCCCTCGTGGCTATAGccttggaaaattttgatatCATGTTAATGGATCTGGACACAAGGAGAATAGTTCGACACTTTCAAGGACATGAGGGACGAATAACTGATGCGTGTTTCAATCCTGACTCCAGGTGGTTAATTACAGCATCTATGGATTGCACAATCCGCACTTGGGACATACCATCATCACACTTAATAGATATCTTTcag GTTTCCGAGGCTTGTATATCCTTAAGTTTCTCTCCAACAGCAGAATTTCTTGCGACCGCGCACGTACGTAACGTAGGAATCTTCTTATGGTCAAATCGTATGCTCTATTCGCACGTCTCGCTAAAGGCTATTAGTAAAGACGATATGATACCCGAAGTAGAGCTTCCCGGATCTTCCATAGAAACCGAGAAAGTCGATGAGAAAGATGTCGTCGCCGCAGAGCCAGATTACGTATCTCCCGACCAACTCGACAGTGATCTTATAACTATGTCCGCCGTGGCGCAATCTCGATGGCAGAATTTACTCGATATCGATatcattaaaaagagaaacaagGCGAAGCAACAACTAAAAGTCTCAGAGACTGCGCCGTTCTTTTTGCCTACGATTCCGTCATTGGAATTGCGCTTCGATTTCTCAAACGTTAACATCAACGACAATACTGAAACTTCTCGTATTCATCCGACcttgcaaaatattactttattcaaTAAGAGTCTGCAATCAGTTGACGACAACTTTTTGGACGTGATAGAAAAATTGAAGGCAATGGGTCCTAGTAATATCGATTTCGAAATTCAATCGTTATCCGTGGATGAGAATTCCGCTGAACTAGCAATGCTACAATTCATGAAGATGCTTCGTTACATGATGGAACAACAAATGGATTTCGAATTGTCGCAAGCGTATTTGGCAGTATTCTTAAAGTGGCACGGTCCAACGATTTCGGAGAAAGATACGTTACGAGATTGTCTGCGACAAATCCAGGAGGTGCAAATGAGAAACTGGTTTACGCTAcgagagaaattattttataacttgagtgttgtacaaagttttaagaaaatgtaa
- the LOC105837409 gene encoding nucleoporin NDC1: protein MIETDKKGCRELLVQRMILAVVTSVMLQLSLVYCLVLLANLSIDYTRWFEDTWTAVMSPRMWAYFTVLAIVTFLQGFLCSKNYLHPPPYYKSRFVKLCKTVGIQNLFLRALYIVIGGILVWLHLSLKRGSFSSTADCNVGYETCLMEEYYFLLFSGFWSGLYLSLKTSNIVGKYFRFPIIAQSKFLQLRQRIYAVLPTLMISSMWSTLYYMAVYYFVRSYYRETLFPMQTEMKPLDALSRLLNLSLILQLWLYQFIFILIISNTYTLFEIYLTEWASFKFGSSGAYTSDSLEMTLIDVLSMDKIPIMQHLGYLDLVILAQKEKTRRGMLFTLSQPGGHPYNWNCVVQKCTNLLKKFSSDLNTISIKSQEQPFCYSTLTARVPPVQQSKYIYHMRKLVPDVAPVLVAETDVREEAPYSGPFIQKFIKQKKEAFVAYLFSKPLINYIFAEQDDNKIRHALHNGQLVIWAAEAISSLAVFSLSEDSYGIVQKDVPNIINTVLSVKQALDKLPKSPVLARKMQADEKLILGSLRSAIKRSLYRIVTNFELYINDLSLEASIIEQLQGFLNYKE, encoded by the coding sequence ATGATTGAGACGGACAAGAAGGGGTGCAGAGAGCTGCTCGTGCAGCGGATGATCCTGGCTGTTGTTACGAGTGTGATGTTGCAATTGTCTCTCGTCTACTGTCTTGTTCTACTTGCGAACCTGAGCATTGATTATACACGTTGGTTCGAGGACACATGGACTGCTGTGATGTCACCACGGATGTGGGCCTACTTTACCGTCCTCGCCATAGTGACCTTCTTGCAGGGTTTTCTCTGTAGCAAGAACTATTTGCACCCTCCACCATACTACAAGAGCAGATTTGTTAAGCTGTGCAAGACTGTTGGGATTCAAAACTTATTTTTGCGAGCGTTGTATATTGTCATTGGCGGTATCTTGGTCTGGCTGCACCTGTCCCTGAAGAGAGGAAGCTTCTCAAGCACCGCAGATTGCAATGTTGGGTATGAAACGTGTCTGATGGAGGAATACTACTTTTTGCTGTTCAGTGGCTTTTGGAGTGGATTGTATCTTTCGCTTAAGACCAGTAATATCGTCGGGAAATATTTCCGATTTCCCATTATAGCACAATCCAAATTTCTTCAACTAAGACAAAGAATTTACGCTGTGTTGCCGACGTTGATGATCTCCTCCATGTGGTCGACTCTGTATTACATGGCTGTTTATTACTTTGTGAGATCATACTACCGTGAAACATTGTTTCCTATGCAAACGGAGATGAAACCTCTGGACGCTTTGTCCAGATTACTAAATCTGTCGTTGATATTGCAATTATGGCtgtatcaatttatatttatattgattatcaGCAACACGTACACATTATTCGAAATATATCTGACTGAATGGGCTTCATTTAAATTTGGCTCGAGCGGCGCGTACACTTCCGACAGTTTAGAGATGACTCTCATCGATGTACTATCGATGGACAAAATACCAATAATGCAGCACTTGGGATATTTGGACTTGGTCATTCTGGCCCAAAAGGAGAAAACGAGAAGGGGGATGTTGTTTACACTTAGTCAACCAGGCGGTCATCCGTACAATTGGAACTGTGTGGTGCAAAAGTGTACGAATCTTCTCAAGAAGTTCTCGTCTGACCTGAACACGATATCTATAAAATCTCAGGAACAACCATTCTGTTATAGTACATTAACGGCGAGAGTTCCACCGGTTCAGCAAAGCAAGTACATTTATCATATGCGGAAATTGGTACCGGATGTAGCACCGGTATTAGTAGCAGAAACAGATGTGAGAGAGGAAGCTCCTTACAGTGGTCCGTTTattcaaaagtttattaagcAGAAGAAAGAAGCTTTCGTAgcgtatttattttctaaaccACTTATCAATTATATCTTTGCCGAGCAAGATGACAATAAGATTCGTCACGCTTTACACAACGGGCAACTGGTGATCTGGGCGGCCGAAGCTATTTCGTCTTTGGCTGTCTTTTCGCTGAGTGAAGATTCTTATGGTATTGTGCAAAAAGATGTGCCAAACATCATCAACACTGTGCTGTCGGTGAAGCAGGCGCTGGACAAACTGCCAAAGTCACCTGTATTAGCGAGGAAAATGCAAGCAGATGAGAAATTAATTCTCGGGTCTTTGCGTAGCGCGATTAAGCGTAGTCTATACAGAATTGTTACGAACTTTGAACTGTATATCAATGACTTGTCCCTTGAGGCTTCGATAATAGAACAATTGCAAGGCTTTCTTAATTACAAGGAATAg